In Cicer arietinum cultivar CDC Frontier isolate Library 1 chromosome 7, Cicar.CDCFrontier_v2.0, whole genome shotgun sequence, a single window of DNA contains:
- the LOC101505727 gene encoding hydroquinone glucosyltransferase-like has product MQSFRETLRLSSTSTKPLVAIIADPFASQAIEIAKEFNLLSFIYFPFSAMTTSLQLYLPTLHQQVSCEHKDHTHLIQIPGCIPIRSQDLPPEIFRDRISYELALQHCKMIPLADGVVFNSFLEMEESTVKNLQYNNNLLVYVVGPIIQTGSNSKNQSNGSVCVKWLDNQKPNSVLYVSFGSGGTLSQQQLNELAFGLELSGQKFLWVVREPSKSSNVDYQSVENVDDDDDIFKYLPNGFLERTKDQGLVVPLWVPQTQILSHSSTGGFLTHCGWNSILESIFEGVPIITWPLFADQGVNDILLTEGLKVGLKVKFNEINGVAERDEIGKVIRDLMIGEERSEIQQRIYELKDAANGALAKDGSSIRALSHLGTQMKSKGINKV; this is encoded by the coding sequence ATGCAATCTTTTCGAGAAACGTTGAGACTATCTTCAACTTCAACAAAACCACTTGTAGCAATAATTGCTGATCCATTTGCAAGCCAAGCAATAGAAATAGCAAAAGAGTTCAATCTCTTATCCTTCATATACTTTCCTTTTTCTGCCATGACAACATCACTACAGTTATATTTGCCAACATTGCATCAACAAGTTTCATGTGAACACAAAGATCACACTCACCTTATTCAAATTCCTGGTTGCATACCAATTCGTAGCCAAGATCTTCCTCCTGAAATATTTCGTGATCGTATTTCTTATGAGCTAGCTCTTCAACACTGCAAGATGATTCCTCTTGCTGATGGTGTAGTGTTCAATAGCTTCTTAGAAATGGAGGAAAGTACAGTGAAAAACttacaatataataataaccTATTGGTTTATGTGGTTGGACCAATCATACAAACTGGTTCAAATAGTAAGAATCAATCAAATGGGTCAGTGTGTGTGAAATGGTTGGACAATCAAAAACCAAACTCTGTTTTGTATGTGTCTTTTGGAAGTGGAGGCACTTTATCTCAACAACAGCTAAATGAACTTGCTTTTGGGTTAGAGTTGAGTGGTCAAAAATTCTTGTGGGTTGTGAGAGAACCTAGTAAGTCTTCAAATGTAGATTATCAAAGTGTTGAAaatgttgatgatgatgatgatattttTAAGTACTTACCAAATGGGTTTTTAGAGAGAACAAAAGATCAAGGGTTAGTTGTTCCTTTATGGGTGCCACAGACTCAAATCTTAAGTCATAGTTCAACTGGCGGATTTTTAACACATTGTGGTTGGAATTCAATACTTGAGAGCATTTTCGAAGGAGTGCCAATTATAACTTGGCCATTGTTTGCTGACCAAGGAGTGAATGATATTTTGTTAACGGAGGGGCTCAAAGTTGGTTTAAAGGTCAAATTTAATGAGATTAATGGTGTTGCAGAAAGAGATGAAATTGGTAAGGTGATTAGAGATCTAATGATAGGTGAAGAACGAAGTGAGATTCAACAAAGAATTTATGAGCTTAAAGATGCTGCCAATGGGGCATTAGCAAAAGATGGATCCTCCATAAGGGCACTTTCTCATTTAGGAACTCAAATGAAAAGCAAGGGGATAAATAAAGTGTGA
- the LOC101493047 gene encoding uncharacterized protein translates to MGSENQETPDERINISHSPPSSSHSWKNRIFFPTLIAGVAGAGTGLISKHRKSLGLANVSASYAANFAIITGCYCGAREFVIATRKTGPEDLWSSAVAGFGSGALLGRLYGGQFGAVRYSVIFAVAGTTADYTILKFTDVLRDYSKRIYEDFENAKKNGNWLRLPEWFPIKVLDEEELAAKRAREEQFLAQRERIRSLREEEDS, encoded by the exons ATGGGTTCTGAGAATCAAGAAACACCAGATGAACGAATCAACATTTCGCATTCTCCACCTTCTTCTTCTCATAGTTGGAAAAATCGAATCTTTTTTCCAACCCTCATTGCAG GGGTTGCTGGTGCTGGAACTGGGTTAATTTCGAAGCATCGAAAAAGTCTTGGTCTTGCTAATGTTTCCGCCAGCTATGCTGCTAACTTTGCCATCATTACTGGTTGCTATTGCG GAGCACGTGAATTTGTGATTGCAACAAGGAAAACAGGACCCGAAGATCTATGGAGCTCTGCGGTAGCGGGATTTGGATCCGGTGCTCTTCTGGGACGTTTATATG GTGGTCAATTTGGCGCAGTTCGTTATTCTGTGATTTTTGCTGTTGCGGGGACAACAGCGGATTACACTATTCTGAAGTTTACAGATGTTTTGAGAGATTACAGTAAAAGAATATATGAAGATTTTGAGAATGCAAAGAAGAATGGAAATTGGTTAAGATTGCCAGAGTGGTTCCCAATTAAAGTACTAGACGAGGAAGAACTTGCTGCAAAACGCGCACGGGAAGAGCAGTTCCTTGCGCAGAGGGAAAGGATTCGTAGCCTAAGGGAAGAAGAAGATTCTTGA
- the LOC105851094 gene encoding ethylene-responsive transcription factor-like protein At4g13040 → MQSTIKNTILHKTLRVHLFVTYFNLHFLGPPIKRRKRHSRKPRENQEACLMRGVYFKNMKWQAAIKVDKKQIHLGTVASQQEAARLYDRAAFMCGREPNFELPEEDKRELSKFNWEEFLTVTRQTITCKKHKKGNSSGPHNKVDEPSLQRGDCDSKQGVTNFSVGGIAELETAASRNI, encoded by the exons ATGCAATCCACAATTAAGAACACTATTTTACACAAAACTCTTAGGGTTCATCTGTTCGTTACTTATTTCAACCTGCATTTTTTAGGGCCACCTATTAAACGGAGAAAGCGACATTCAAGAAAACCTAGAGAGAATCAAGAAGCATGCTTAATGAGAGGGGtgtatttcaaaaatatgaagTGGCAAGCAGCAATAAAAGTAGACAAGAAACAGATCCATCTTGGGACTGTTGCGTCGCAGCAAGAAGCTGCTCGCTTGTATGACAG GGCCGCTTTCATGTGTGGTAGGGAGCCCAATTTTGAGCTTCCTGAAGAAGATAAGCGCGAATTGAGTAAGTTCAATTGGGAAGAATTCTTGACCGTGACTCGACAGACAATAACctgtaaaa AACACAAGAAAGGGAATAGTTCCGGACCGCATAATAAGGTCGACGAGCCTTCATTGCAGAGAGGTGATTGTGACAGTAAGCAAGGAGTGACTAACTTCTCGGTCGGTGGTATTGCGGAGCTAGAAACCGCAGCTTCTAGAAATATATGA